The Buttiauxella selenatireducens genome has a window encoding:
- the fes gene encoding enterochelin esterase has product MQGIPHITCENDGQCAVTFLWRDPQGCEKTSPIKRVWIYVTGVTDHHQRSRPQTLERVPGTDVWQWQTQLSSTWRGSYCFIPSTREDDFPPEAFDGIAAERIALREGWRKLLPQAIADPLNSESWLGGRGHPMSALHLPDAPKQAGWDKPNTPHAAPLCITWQSQRLDNQRNVWIFSTGDAQPEQRPLAILLDGQFWAEGMPVWPALQAQTDAGALPPAVYVLIDVIDNATRNSELPCNAQFWQAVQEELLPQLRELIRWNENPETTVVAGQSFGGLSSLYAALHWPEQFGCVLSQSGSYWWPRRETNQQGGLLIQQLEEGFACDKPLRIYLEAGVREPLIHQVNQRLFPLLLQTQRDVFYREVDGGHDALCWRGGLTDGLAWLWREYGIQ; this is encoded by the coding sequence ATGCAGGGAATTCCGCACATTACCTGCGAAAATGATGGCCAGTGTGCCGTCACTTTCTTATGGCGAGATCCGCAAGGCTGTGAAAAAACCTCACCGATTAAACGGGTCTGGATTTATGTCACGGGCGTCACCGACCATCACCAACGTTCTCGCCCACAAACCCTGGAGCGCGTGCCCGGAACGGATGTCTGGCAATGGCAAACTCAACTCAGCAGCACGTGGCGCGGCAGTTATTGTTTCATTCCATCGACCCGTGAAGATGATTTCCCGCCGGAAGCCTTTGACGGTATTGCGGCCGAACGTATAGCGCTGCGTGAAGGCTGGCGCAAACTGCTGCCGCAGGCGATTGCCGACCCACTCAACTCTGAAAGCTGGCTCGGCGGGCGCGGACATCCGATGTCGGCGCTGCATCTTCCTGATGCGCCAAAACAAGCAGGTTGGGACAAACCGAACACCCCGCATGCCGCTCCACTTTGTATAACCTGGCAAAGTCAGCGTTTGGATAACCAACGCAATGTCTGGATATTCTCAACCGGTGACGCGCAGCCAGAACAGCGCCCGTTAGCCATTTTGCTCGATGGGCAATTTTGGGCGGAAGGTATGCCGGTGTGGCCTGCGCTACAGGCTCAAACGGATGCCGGCGCGCTGCCGCCAGCGGTTTACGTGCTGATTGATGTTATCGACAACGCGACTCGCAACAGCGAACTCCCGTGTAATGCTCAGTTCTGGCAAGCGGTTCAGGAAGAGTTATTACCGCAGTTACGCGAGCTTATTCGCTGGAATGAAAATCCAGAAACGACGGTGGTGGCCGGGCAAAGTTTTGGCGGGCTTTCATCGCTTTACGCCGCACTCCACTGGCCGGAACAATTTGGCTGTGTGCTGAGCCAGTCCGGCTCTTACTGGTGGCCGCGTCGTGAGACAAATCAACAAGGCGGATTGTTAATACAGCAACTCGAAGAGGGGTTTGCGTGTGACAAACCGCTGCGCATCTATCTTGAAGCCGGGGTCAGAGAACCTCTCATTCATCAGGTTAATCAACGTTTATTCCCCTTACTGCTACAAACGCAGCGCGATGTTTTCTATCGCGAGGTTGACGGCGGGCACGATGCGCTTTGCTGGCGTGGTGGCTTGACGGATGGTTTAGCATGGCTTTGGAGAGAATATGGAATTCAGTAA
- the gdhA gene encoding NADP-specific glutamate dehydrogenase, giving the protein MENSLSLESFLSSVQQRDPHQPEFAQAVREVMTTLWPFLEQNPQYRRSALLERLVEPERVIQFRVTWVDDKNQVQVNRAWRVQFSSAIGPFKGGMRFHPSVNLSILKFLGFEQTFKNALTTLPMGGGKGGSDFNPKGKSEGEIMRFCQALMLELYRHLGPDTDVPAGDIGVGGREVGFMAGMMKKLSNNTACVFTGKGLSFGGSLIRPEATGYGLIYFTDAMLKRHGLGFEGMRVAVSGSGNVAQYAIEKALSLGARVITASDSNGTVVDEAGFTTEKLARLTEIKSSRDGRVADYAKEFGLQYLEGQQPWNVPVDIALPCATQNELDTDAARTLIANGVKAVAEGANMPTTIEATNLFIDAGVLFAPGKAANAGGVATSGLEMAQNAARLSWKSEKVDVRLHHIMLDIHEACVNYGGEDKQTHYVRGANIAGFVKVADAMAGQGIL; this is encoded by the coding sequence ATGGAAAATTCGCTTTCTCTGGAATCGTTCCTCTCTTCTGTACAACAACGCGATCCACACCAACCTGAATTTGCTCAGGCAGTACGCGAAGTCATGACCACGCTGTGGCCTTTCCTCGAACAAAATCCTCAATACCGTCGCTCTGCGCTGCTGGAGCGTTTAGTCGAACCCGAGCGTGTGATTCAGTTCCGCGTGACCTGGGTTGATGACAAAAATCAGGTCCAGGTGAACCGCGCCTGGCGTGTGCAATTCAGCTCCGCGATTGGGCCATTTAAAGGCGGGATGCGCTTCCATCCATCCGTTAACCTTTCCATTCTGAAATTCTTAGGCTTTGAGCAAACCTTCAAAAACGCACTCACCACGCTGCCGATGGGCGGGGGTAAAGGCGGTAGCGATTTTAACCCTAAAGGTAAAAGCGAAGGCGAGATCATGCGTTTTTGCCAGGCGTTGATGCTTGAACTGTACCGCCATTTGGGGCCAGATACTGACGTCCCGGCAGGTGATATTGGCGTTGGCGGGCGTGAAGTGGGCTTTATGGCGGGGATGATGAAAAAACTCTCCAACAACACAGCTTGCGTGTTCACCGGCAAAGGTCTTTCGTTTGGCGGAAGCCTGATTCGCCCGGAAGCCACTGGTTACGGCCTAATCTATTTCACCGATGCGATGCTCAAGCGTCATGGTCTGGGCTTTGAAGGGATGCGCGTCGCCGTTTCTGGTTCCGGCAACGTGGCGCAATATGCCATCGAAAAAGCACTCTCTCTGGGAGCTCGCGTCATTACCGCTTCTGACTCCAACGGCACCGTCGTTGATGAAGCAGGCTTCACCACCGAGAAACTGGCTCGTCTGACTGAAATCAAATCCAGCCGTGACGGGCGCGTTGCCGATTATGCGAAAGAGTTCGGCCTGCAATACCTCGAAGGCCAGCAACCGTGGAACGTGCCGGTAGATATCGCGCTACCGTGTGCCACGCAAAATGAACTGGATACCGACGCGGCACGCACGCTGATTGCCAACGGTGTGAAAGCCGTGGCAGAAGGCGCGAATATGCCGACCACCATTGAAGCCACCAATTTGTTTATTGATGCGGGCGTGTTGTTTGCACCAGGCAAAGCCGCTAACGCGGGTGGCGTGGCAACATCAGGCCTTGAGATGGCGCAGAATGCCGCTCGCCTGAGCTGGAAATCAGAAAAAGTGGATGTCCGTCTGCATCACATCATGCTGGATATTCACGAAGCCTGTGTGAATTACGGCGGTGAAGATAAGCAAACGCATTATGTTCGCGGCGCGAATATTGCGGGCTTTGTAAAAGTGGCTGACGCAATGGCAGGACAAGGTATTTTATAA
- the entD gene encoding enterobactin synthase subunit EntD has protein sequence MQIQASNFIFPGTTQRIFRIDFDASTLEPHDLLWLPHHPRLSHASKKRQAEHLAGRIAAREALRFHGVTDFVPGIGLHREPCWPPGFTGSITHSGNVAMATVVADDPLLRVGMGIDYEEIIAPAVAWDIYDGIIESAERELLAASPLPFNYALTLVFSAKESLFKALFRHVGRYFDFSAASICKIEQKHMILTLNQSLGPYQKDSKFKAVWKGNATQLITLIRFE, from the coding sequence ATGCAAATCCAGGCTTCAAACTTTATTTTCCCCGGCACCACCCAGCGCATTTTCCGCATCGACTTTGACGCTTCCACACTTGAGCCACACGATTTGCTATGGCTGCCCCATCACCCACGTTTGTCCCACGCGTCGAAAAAGCGCCAGGCCGAACACCTGGCCGGCAGAATTGCCGCCCGTGAAGCGCTGCGTTTTCATGGAGTCACAGATTTTGTTCCTGGAATCGGGTTACACCGCGAACCTTGCTGGCCACCCGGATTTACCGGCAGTATTACGCACAGCGGCAATGTCGCAATGGCAACGGTTGTGGCTGATGATCCCCTTTTGCGTGTAGGAATGGGAATCGACTACGAAGAAATAATTGCGCCAGCGGTGGCGTGGGATATTTACGACGGAATTATTGAAAGCGCTGAGAGAGAACTTCTTGCTGCATCCCCCCTCCCCTTTAATTACGCGTTAACGTTAGTGTTTTCAGCCAAAGAAAGTTTATTTAAAGCTTTGTTTCGCCACGTCGGGCGCTACTTTGATTTTTCAGCGGCATCCATATGTAAAATTGAACAAAAGCACATGATTCTGACGCTCAACCAATCACTCGGACCCTATCAAAAAGACAGTAAATTCAAGGCAGTATGGAAAGGTAACGCTACGCAATTAATAACATTAATACGGTTTGAGTGA
- a CDS encoding TonB-dependent siderophore receptor produces the protein MNKKINYSLAMLINLGIYGVAQPAFAAEQATSATAQAAATDTDNTQNPADEDTMVVTAAEQNLQAPGVSTITAEELKKRPPARDISEIVRTMPGVNLTGNSTSGQRGNGRQIDIRGMGPENTLILIDGKPVTSRNSVRLGWRGERDTRGDASWVPPEMVERIEVIRGPAAARYGNGAAGGVVNIITKKGSGEWHGSWNTYLNAPEHNDEGSTKRTNFSLSGPLGGDFSFRLYGNLDKTQADAWDINQGHQSERTGIYADTLPAGREGVTNKDVNGVVRWDFAPMQSLELEAGYSRQGNLYSGDTQNTNTNQIVKDNYGNETNRLYRQSYSLTWNGGWDNGLTTSNWVQYEHTRNSRMQEGLAGGTEGIFSSDKFSDIDLSDVLLHSEVNIPIDLVFNQNLTLGTEWNQQKMKDLSSNNQTFMGGNIPGMSGTNRSPYSQAEIFSLFAEDNMELTDSTMLTPGLRFDHHSIVGNNWSPSLNLSQGLGDDFTLKMGIAQAYKAPSLYQTNPNYILYSKGQGCYASGTGVGCYMMGNEDLKAETSINKEIGLEFKRDGWLAGVTWFRNDYRDKIEAGYAPIGQTSKGSTKTDIYQWENIPKAVVEGLEGTLNVPVSNTVNWTNNVTYMLQSKNKETGERLSVIPEYTLNSMLSWQIRQDISVQSTFTWYGKQQPKKYNYKGQPATGPETNEVSPYSIVGLSGTWDATKNISLTTGIDNLFDERHWRAGNAQTTGGDAGYMYGAGAATYNESGRTYYVSLNTHF, from the coding sequence ATGAATAAAAAAATTAACTATTCCCTCGCAATGCTAATTAATTTGGGGATATACGGTGTCGCTCAACCTGCCTTTGCAGCAGAGCAAGCGACATCCGCAACGGCTCAGGCCGCTGCGACAGACACTGACAACACACAGAATCCCGCAGACGAAGACACCATGGTGGTTACTGCTGCCGAGCAAAACTTGCAGGCACCAGGCGTTTCAACCATCACCGCTGAAGAACTGAAAAAACGCCCCCCGGCACGGGATATTTCCGAAATCGTCCGCACCATGCCGGGTGTGAACCTCACCGGTAACTCCACCAGCGGCCAGCGCGGGAACGGTCGCCAGATCGATATTCGCGGCATGGGCCCGGAAAACACCCTGATTCTCATCGATGGTAAACCGGTCACCAGCCGTAACTCGGTGCGTCTGGGCTGGCGTGGCGAGCGTGATACGCGCGGCGATGCAAGCTGGGTTCCACCGGAAATGGTTGAACGTATTGAAGTTATCCGTGGCCCTGCCGCCGCACGTTACGGCAACGGTGCCGCCGGTGGCGTGGTGAATATCATCACCAAAAAAGGCAGCGGCGAGTGGCACGGTTCCTGGAACACTTACCTCAATGCGCCTGAACACAATGATGAAGGCTCAACCAAACGTACCAACTTTAGCCTGAGCGGCCCGCTGGGCGGAGATTTCAGCTTCCGTTTGTACGGCAATCTGGATAAAACCCAGGCCGATGCCTGGGACATTAACCAGGGTCACCAATCTGAACGTACCGGGATTTACGCTGATACGCTGCCAGCAGGCCGCGAAGGCGTGACCAATAAAGACGTGAATGGCGTGGTGCGCTGGGACTTTGCGCCGATGCAGTCACTGGAACTGGAAGCGGGCTACAGCCGCCAGGGCAACCTGTATTCCGGCGATACGCAAAACACCAACACCAACCAAATCGTTAAAGATAACTACGGCAACGAAACTAACCGTCTTTATCGCCAGAGCTACTCACTGACCTGGAACGGCGGTTGGGATAATGGCCTGACAACCAGCAACTGGGTGCAGTACGAGCACACCCGTAACTCGCGTATGCAGGAAGGGCTGGCGGGCGGTACTGAGGGGATCTTCTCCAGCGATAAATTCAGTGATATCGACCTGAGCGATGTGCTTTTGCACAGCGAAGTGAATATTCCGATTGATCTCGTTTTCAACCAGAACCTGACGCTGGGTACCGAGTGGAACCAGCAAAAAATGAAGGATCTGTCTTCGAACAATCAGACCTTTATGGGTGGCAACATTCCTGGCATGAGCGGGACTAACCGTAGCCCGTACTCCCAGGCAGAAATCTTCTCCCTGTTTGCTGAAGACAACATGGAGTTGACGGACAGCACCATGCTGACGCCGGGCTTGCGTTTTGATCATCACAGCATTGTGGGTAACAACTGGAGCCCGTCTCTGAACCTGTCTCAAGGTTTGGGCGACGACTTCACCCTGAAAATGGGTATCGCCCAGGCGTATAAAGCGCCAAGCCTGTATCAAACCAACCCTAACTACATTCTGTACAGCAAAGGCCAGGGTTGCTACGCCAGCGGTACCGGCGTGGGTTGCTACATGATGGGTAATGAAGATCTTAAAGCTGAAACCAGCATCAACAAAGAGATCGGCCTTGAGTTCAAACGTGACGGCTGGCTTGCCGGCGTGACCTGGTTCCGTAACGACTACCGCGACAAGATTGAAGCGGGTTACGCGCCTATCGGTCAGACTTCAAAAGGCAGCACTAAAACGGATATTTATCAGTGGGAAAATATTCCTAAAGCCGTTGTTGAAGGCCTGGAAGGGACATTGAACGTACCGGTTTCAAACACCGTAAACTGGACCAATAACGTCACTTACATGCTGCAAAGTAAGAACAAAGAAACCGGCGAGCGCCTGTCGGTTATTCCGGAATATACGTTGAACTCCATGCTGAGCTGGCAGATTCGTCAGGATATTTCTGTGCAATCGACCTTTACCTGGTATGGCAAACAGCAACCGAAGAAGTACAACTACAAAGGTCAGCCTGCGACAGGACCTGAAACCAACGAAGTTAGCCCTTATAGCATTGTTGGCCTGAGTGGAACCTGGGATGCGACCAAAAACATCAGTCTGACGACGGGGATTGATAACCTGTTCGACGAACGTCACTGGCGCGCGGGTAATGCCCAAACCACAGGCGGCGATGCCGGTTATATGTATGGTGCAGGTGCCGCAACGTATAACGAGTCTGGTCGTACTTATTATGTGAGTTTGAATACCCACTTCTAA
- a CDS encoding DUF4156 domain-containing protein — MKKLTLITLAVLLAGCSANSVNSQAQHVRVTNNEPGKECKFLGDVTGSQGNFVTGGWTSNSNLETGARNDLKNQAANMGGNVVSILTQRAGQTGSAYNGSGSSEQTNVTLTGNVYRCPE, encoded by the coding sequence ATGAAAAAACTAACTCTTATTACACTGGCCGTTCTGCTGGCGGGGTGTAGTGCTAACAGCGTGAACTCACAGGCTCAACACGTGCGCGTAACCAACAACGAGCCAGGCAAAGAGTGTAAATTCCTCGGCGATGTAACCGGCAGCCAGGGGAATTTCGTGACCGGCGGCTGGACATCAAACAGTAACCTGGAAACCGGTGCGCGTAACGACCTGAAAAACCAGGCAGCTAATATGGGTGGCAATGTGGTGTCTATTTTGACTCAGCGTGCAGGCCAGACCGGCAGCGCCTATAACGGCTCCGGCAGCAGCGAGCAAACAAACGTAACGCTGACCGGGAATGTGTATCGCTGCCCTGAGTGA
- a CDS encoding MbtH family protein — MEFSNPFDAPQGRFFILENTLQQFSLWPEHCALPDGWVVVCEPAPNEECQRWLLANWTQLQPATFAKEGVNGE, encoded by the coding sequence ATGGAATTCAGTAACCCTTTCGACGCGCCACAGGGACGTTTTTTTATCCTTGAAAATACGCTACAGCAGTTCAGCTTATGGCCTGAACATTGTGCATTACCGGATGGCTGGGTGGTGGTTTGTGAACCTGCACCAAACGAAGAATGCCAGCGTTGGCTACTCGCCAACTGGACACAGCTGCAACCCGCAACATTTGCGAAAGAAGGGGTGAACGGTGAGTGA
- a CDS encoding enterobactin synthase subunit F translates to MVDQQTDTLPLVAAQPGIWMADQLSPQANAWSVAHYVEIESVELNGELNETLLCQAIIAGMKEADTLCMRFSEVDGEARQWIDPATIFTPPICRDLRDEAEPEAVALAFMRDDLEQDLRINSGKPLYHHQLLRVSETRWFWYQRFHHLVVDGFSFTAITRRIANIYSAYCQSQAPEPSPFTPFSEVVAEYEHYRTTPAFQRDAAFWVSRAKQLPPPATLSTQPLNGTGSTTQLIRQSLSFDNADFHALVENARLHNLTAADMALGLVALWLGRLSGRADYSAGFIFMRRMGSAALCATGPVLNVLPFGVSIEPNFTLPQLAANIAKELKSMRRYQRYDAEQIQRDLGKISSGEPLYGPVLNLKMFDYRLDFNGIDGITHQLASGPVRDLEIAIYISEQGEFSLEMLANSERYDANTLQQHLARMPLLLRQFAVNPSLRCVDAQLLHDCESALLESVNATQVSIPETTLSALIAEQVRRTPDAPALADENHKFSYREMHEQVQALAHQLLERGVKPGDVVAVALPRSVFLSLALQAIVEVGAAWLPLDTGYPDDRLHMMIEDAAPRLLLASDDQLPRFSAINGLQTFCYQNVLPTDDVPDLQHLSSPEHTAYVIFTSGSTGRPKGVMVGQQAIVNRLLWMQNHYPLTHDDVVLQKTPCSFDVSVWEFFWPYIVGARLVMAPPEAHRDPEALQQLFARYRVTTTHFVPSMLSAFVAALTDDAAIASCATLRRVFCSGEALPTELCRQWEQLTHAPLHNLYGPTEAAVDVSWYPAFGDELAQVTGSSVPIGWPVWNTGLRILDSAMRPVPVGIAGDLYLTGIQLAQGYLSRPDLTASRFVADPFAAGERMYRTGDVARWLENGAVEYLGRSDDQLKIRGQRIELGDIDRALQALPDIAQAVTHACVLNQAAVSGGDARQLVGYLVSATEKVLPVDALREQLCAVLPAHMVPVALIQLDEFPLSANGKLDRKALPLPELALRGSGRAPESNLEIVIADAFSQLLGCEIQSVDDDFFALGGHSLLAMRLAAELRRTLARPVTVGQVMVASTVAQLAQTLAQEQSEEEASRAGFDTVLPLRKSYGSTLYCFHPASGFAWQFSVLQRYLDPRWSITGIQSPRPTGPMQQAENLAQVCETHLQTLRELQPHGPYYLMGYSLGGTLAQGIAARLEAAGEEVAFLGLLDTWPPETQNWAEKGANELDPAVLEEINREREAFVAAQKGQASDALFQAIEGNYGDAVRLLSTAQSVPFSGKATLFVAERTLPQGMDPHKTWAPWIGELDVFHLDCAHVDIISPKAFEEIGPVLLRVLA, encoded by the coding sequence ATGGTAGATCAGCAAACCGACACCTTACCGCTGGTGGCGGCGCAGCCCGGCATCTGGATGGCAGATCAGCTTTCGCCTCAGGCGAATGCGTGGAGTGTGGCGCATTACGTTGAAATAGAAAGTGTGGAATTAAACGGTGAGCTTAACGAAACGCTTCTGTGCCAGGCGATTATCGCGGGCATGAAAGAAGCCGATACCCTTTGCATGCGTTTTAGCGAAGTGGATGGTGAAGCGCGCCAGTGGATCGATCCCGCCACAATTTTTACGCCACCCATTTGCCGCGACCTGCGTGACGAGGCTGAACCTGAAGCCGTAGCGCTGGCTTTCATGCGCGACGACCTCGAGCAGGATTTACGCATCAATAGCGGTAAGCCGCTCTACCATCATCAACTGTTGCGTGTCAGCGAAACGCGCTGGTTCTGGTATCAACGTTTTCATCATTTGGTGGTGGATGGCTTCAGCTTCACCGCAATTACCCGCCGAATTGCCAATATTTATAGCGCATATTGCCAAAGCCAGGCGCCGGAACCCAGCCCGTTTACCCCCTTCAGCGAAGTGGTCGCGGAATACGAACATTACCGCACAACGCCAGCCTTCCAGCGTGATGCCGCATTTTGGGTAAGTCGTGCTAAACAGTTGCCGCCCCCTGCCACGCTATCAACACAGCCGTTGAATGGCACGGGCTCCACCACGCAACTGATTCGCCAGTCGCTCAGTTTTGATAACGCCGATTTCCACGCGCTGGTGGAAAACGCACGTCTTCACAACCTGACTGCCGCCGATATGGCATTAGGTCTGGTGGCCTTGTGGCTTGGGCGTTTAAGCGGCCGCGCTGATTATTCTGCGGGCTTCATCTTTATGCGTCGCATGGGTTCCGCAGCATTATGCGCAACCGGCCCGGTGTTAAACGTGCTGCCGTTTGGCGTGAGTATCGAACCGAACTTTACGCTGCCACAGCTCGCGGCAAATATTGCGAAAGAACTTAAAAGCATGCGCCGTTATCAGCGCTACGACGCCGAACAAATCCAGCGTGACCTGGGGAAAATTTCCAGCGGTGAACCGCTTTATGGCCCGGTGCTGAACCTGAAAATGTTTGATTACCGCCTCGATTTCAATGGCATCGATGGCATTACGCATCAACTGGCTTCCGGCCCGGTTCGTGACCTGGAAATTGCGATCTATATCAGCGAACAAGGCGAATTCTCCCTTGAAATGCTGGCAAATTCTGAACGCTATGATGCAAACACTTTGCAGCAACATCTCGCTCGTATGCCACTACTTTTGCGCCAGTTTGCGGTCAATCCCTCATTACGTTGTGTTGATGCCCAACTGCTGCACGATTGCGAAAGCGCATTACTCGAAAGCGTCAATGCCACGCAAGTTTCCATTCCTGAAACCACGTTAAGTGCGCTGATTGCCGAACAGGTACGGCGTACGCCAGATGCCCCCGCGCTGGCCGATGAAAACCACAAGTTTAGCTATCGCGAGATGCACGAACAGGTGCAGGCTTTGGCGCATCAGCTTCTCGAACGTGGCGTGAAACCCGGCGATGTGGTTGCGGTGGCGCTGCCTCGCTCGGTGTTTTTATCACTGGCATTGCAGGCCATTGTGGAGGTGGGTGCCGCCTGGTTGCCGCTGGATACCGGTTATCCTGACGACCGCCTGCATATGATGATCGAAGATGCGGCTCCGCGTTTGCTGCTGGCATCAGACGATCAATTGCCGCGCTTTAGTGCCATCAACGGTCTGCAAACCTTCTGCTATCAGAACGTGTTGCCAACGGATGATGTACCGGATCTTCAGCATCTCTCGTCCCCAGAACATACCGCGTATGTGATTTTCACTTCCGGTTCTACAGGCCGTCCGAAAGGGGTCATGGTGGGGCAACAGGCCATCGTTAACCGGCTGTTGTGGATGCAAAACCACTATCCATTGACGCACGATGATGTGGTTTTACAGAAAACGCCGTGCAGTTTTGATGTCTCGGTATGGGAGTTTTTCTGGCCGTATATTGTCGGTGCACGGTTGGTGATGGCGCCGCCAGAAGCGCACCGTGACCCGGAGGCGTTGCAGCAGTTATTCGCTCGCTACCGTGTGACGACCACGCATTTTGTTCCGTCGATGTTGAGCGCGTTTGTCGCAGCATTAACCGACGACGCAGCGATTGCGAGTTGCGCCACTTTGCGCCGCGTTTTCTGTAGCGGCGAAGCACTGCCAACCGAGCTTTGTCGCCAGTGGGAACAACTCACTCATGCGCCATTGCACAATCTTTACGGGCCAACCGAAGCCGCCGTTGACGTGAGTTGGTATCCGGCATTTGGCGATGAATTAGCTCAAGTTACTGGCAGCAGCGTGCCGATTGGCTGGCCGGTGTGGAATACCGGTTTACGGATTCTGGACTCGGCGATGCGTCCGGTACCTGTGGGGATTGCAGGCGATCTTTATCTCACCGGTATTCAACTGGCGCAGGGCTATTTATCTCGCCCGGATCTGACTGCCAGCCGCTTTGTCGCCGATCCTTTTGCCGCAGGCGAGCGGATGTATCGAACGGGAGATGTGGCGCGTTGGCTCGAAAACGGTGCCGTGGAATATCTTGGGCGCAGCGATGATCAGTTGAAAATTCGCGGCCAGCGCATTGAGTTAGGTGATATCGACCGTGCTTTGCAAGCATTACCGGATATCGCGCAAGCCGTCACTCATGCCTGTGTGCTGAATCAGGCGGCGGTAAGCGGCGGTGATGCACGCCAGTTGGTGGGTTATCTGGTGTCGGCTACGGAGAAGGTGTTGCCCGTTGATGCGCTGCGCGAGCAACTCTGCGCCGTGCTACCTGCGCATATGGTGCCCGTGGCGTTGATCCAATTGGATGAATTCCCGCTGAGCGCCAACGGCAAACTGGACAGAAAGGCCTTGCCGTTGCCTGAGCTGGCGTTGCGTGGTTCCGGACGTGCGCCTGAGTCGAATCTTGAAATCGTCATAGCAGATGCTTTTTCCCAGCTACTGGGCTGCGAAATTCAGTCTGTTGATGACGACTTCTTTGCTCTCGGCGGCCATTCATTGCTGGCAATGCGCCTGGCGGCAGAATTGCGCCGCACTCTTGCAAGGCCAGTGACGGTAGGGCAGGTGATGGTGGCATCTACCGTCGCCCAGCTCGCACAAACACTGGCGCAAGAGCAGAGCGAAGAAGAAGCCAGTCGTGCAGGTTTTGATACGGTGCTGCCTCTGCGTAAAAGCTATGGGTCAACGTTATATTGCTTCCATCCTGCTTCTGGTTTTGCGTGGCAATTTAGTGTGTTGCAGCGTTACCTCGACCCACGCTGGTCAATTACCGGCATTCAGTCGCCACGCCCAACAGGCCCGATGCAGCAGGCTGAAAATCTGGCGCAAGTTTGTGAAACACATCTGCAAACCCTGCGCGAACTCCAGCCGCATGGCCCGTATTATCTGATGGGATATTCGTTGGGCGGCACGCTGGCACAAGGCATTGCAGCACGGCTTGAGGCGGCAGGTGAGGAAGTGGCTTTCCTTGGTCTGCTCGATACCTGGCCGCCAGAAACGCAAAACTGGGCCGAAAAGGGGGCGAACGAACTCGATCCGGCGGTGTTGGAAGAGATCAACCGTGAGCGTGAAGCTTTCGTTGCGGCTCAAAAAGGGCAGGCAAGTGACGCATTATTCCAGGCCATCGAAGGCAACTACGGCGATGCGGTACGCTTGCTAAGCACCGCGCAAAGTGTGCCGTTTAGCGGCAAAGCCACGCTGTTTGTGGCGGAGCGAACGTTACCGCAAGGAATGGACCCGCATAAAACCTGGGCTCCCTGGATAGGTGAACTGGACGTGTTCCACCTGGATTGCGCCCATGTCGATATTATTTCCCCGAAAGCGTTTGAGGAGATTGGGCCGGTATTGCTGCGGGTGCTTGCGTAG